The Buteo buteo chromosome 1, bButBut1.hap1.1, whole genome shotgun sequence sequence GAGTAAGCTTCAAGTCCTGGAGTTTATGCTTCTTCCCCACAACTGTCTTCCACATGTGGTTAATAAATTAACCACGCGGACTGACCGAAGTCAATACTGCATACATCACTGCTTTAGAAGAGTAACAGTGACCAAATCTCTCGAGACAGAATTTGTGGTTTTGTCTGAAAAGGAACACTGTGGCGTACTGAAAAAACGGTGACAGCTTATTGTGGAACCAGGCGCACAGAGAAGCACTTTTCCAGGCGTGAGAGTGCTGGGAGGAAGGCACAGCTTTGGGACTGACGAGTTTCTAACATTGGCATTCTTGCGTGGAGCTTTCAGCATCGGCGCTGCTGTGGAAAGCTTCCAGTATCATGTTCAGGCGTGGAAAATTTTCAATACTGCCTTCCTTGTTGGAGGACAGACAGATGTTAAAGAGTACAACTGTTTGGTTTCTTACGCTGCCCTATGTTGCATGACATAACCCtctatgtatatatttaattgtacaaaagctttctttttcagagaagagaatcTAGAAAAAAGAGTATCTTCAAAAGAATCAAGAACctaatttctttctcaaaacaTTTGATTATATCATTTGAAAGGCAGGTCTCATTTTTTCCCATAGCAGTAATTACACTTTCTCACCCTACCTGCTTTTCCACaatcattttcttcatattcttaGAGCAGATATGAAAACAGATGCAACAGAGGAAGCATCACTGCAATTATATCCCATAATTTCCAAAGACTgttccaaagtaattttttccatgAACTTGCTATATTAATGTTaaaaggaagagtaaaaatatgttaataatAAACTTACataaagcttttttgttgttgttcaggaaCTTACAGAGAATGGATTTGGATGggtgaaatgagaaaaattcttctttcagctgttaaaaataatttctggtgCCTGTAGCCATCCTGATAACTTTTCAGTGACAAACTCCCAGAGGTCATGACTTGCTATTTTAGAAGCACTGACATTGAGAAAACTCTGTTTCCTGAAAACTAGTGGACCACTTCATTGTTCTTTCTACTGCACCAGCGAGGATTCAGAAGTAAAACTGATTTTGATGGAGTTAACCTACATTTTTATATGACTGTAAACAACGCAGAAGGTACCTATGAATTTGTTTGAATGGTGTGATATGGTAAAGCTCTAGGTAAGTCTGGTGGACAAAGAATGGTTTTAGACCAGATATACTAATGGCTGTACTACGATTCATTCAGTACACATTAGCCTTGGAAGATTCTGCCATCTGTTACAAAACTACTTTAACAACTAGAAAACACTCTGCAAGAAACTGTCACATACAGGTGGTTTACCACAAGGTCAATGAGTAACCCATCTGGCAGCTTAATTCACCAAACAAAATAGCACTTTCTGAGTAACACATgaaataaaggcatttttaaagctacataacaaattaaaacaactcCTTGCAAAGCGGCCAGGCCTTCACAGAATTCAGTACCACAGAACTGAGAACACCAATTTGCTACTGAGAAGTAGTGGGATGGTTTACAGTAGTAGAGCCGAATATGGAATAGCCCTCatgtaaatgtttattttagaagttttaTTTGTAGGTTAGAAGTTTAGAAGCTTTATTTGTAGGTTAAACACTATCAAAAGGAATAGCCACAGAAGTTAGCCAATATAAGAATTTGGGTAACTGGCTTCTGACAGGCTTTGACATCTGCAAAGGGAATACATATCTCTGCATTGCTCTGGCAATATACCTCCCAGTTATCCTCTCTTCATAGAAGATTTTGACtaacttttttccagtttacaTTATGTCCTTTAGGGCCACAGTTTGGACAAATACATAAAGCTTAAAACAAAACCGGGATAAAGGAGGCATTTAGTACCATATTAGTGAACTGTTCTGCATGAACACATCCTCCTTggatggagaaaaagaacaaacatgAAGGACTGGACCGGGTAAGTGCTTCTTATTCGATGCTCCGTACACCGAGTGAATCTGGAATGGGGGAGACTCTGGAGATGATGACATTGGCCACTCTCACACCTGCAACTAGTCAATACCCTCAGATAGCTTAGGGActcttgctgctgtctttttaaaggtttgggtttttttgttgttgttgttgtttatttttaccatTGAGCTCGGTCAACATGATTAAAACTCTGCTGAAGGCATGGCATCTTCAGAAAGCAAGGTTATGACCTGCTTTTCACCAGTGCTATAAACTACACCTGAAGAAGCAAGAGTGTTAGAAACTGCCTAGACTGCCAAGAATGTTAACCTCAACTGAAGCTCACTAGAGAATCGGATGAGAGTAAccagacagaagaaaaccaacatCAGCAAAGCCCATATCGTGTATACGAGAGTCAAATAACGACAAAACAGACTGACTGACTGACAGGCAACTTCGGTTTTAGCCCCAAACCGAAAGGGCCACATTCACGGCTGGCGCTACACTGGGAAGCAACCGACGCAAACCGGTGCCGTTCCGCTCCGGCCCACCTCTGCTCCCGGGCCTCCCGCTCCGCAGGCCGAACAGGACACGAAGGCAGCCGACGCTCTCCCTTCCCACCGCCGGTGCTCTTAGCCCGGCCCGAGAGCGAAAACCCGCCTCCCTCACCCCGCCACAGCCACGGGCCTTCCTCGGAGGCCCGCCAGCCCGGGGAGGGAGCCAGGCGCGGGCCTCGCCAGAACCGAAGTCAAAGCCCCGTTTTACAGCCGGcggccgctgccgcccgccAGGCTCGGCGAGCCGcgggcccgcccgcccccggctGGAGGAAGGCAGCGCCGAGGGGGCCCCACGCTCTCCGGCggccaggcagctgccagcctgcCCGCCTGGCGAGGCCGGTCCCgagccccgcccgccccggcgggcCGCCGACCCGTCCCCTTCCGCGGCTCCCCCGGCTTTGCCCGCCCCGCCATCCTCCTCGCtccctttgtatttttaaaccacGCTACAGCATCCCGCGCCGCCCAATCCAAACGCGCGCAGCCCCCGGCAGCCAATGGCGGGGGCCCCCGCGGTTTTTTAAACCGTCCCTCGCCCCCAATCGCCGCCCAGCGCTTTCGGTTCCGCCCCCTCCACTATCCTCACCCCAACCGGTTCCAGCGAGTATGAGCGCTAACGTCCCCCTCGCGCTCCACCTAGCCGAGGAGCTGCTCGGCCGCTGACGTCGCGACGGCGGCCAGCGAATccccggcggccccggccctAGGGGGCGGGGCCGCAGGCAGTTTGAACCGGCGCGGCGGCCAATCCGCTGCGCCGGGGGGCGGGCCCCCGGGCGCCGCGGGTCAAGTTGCTGTGGCGGGTAGGGCTGTGGAAAACAAGAGGCTGTAAGTGCGCCGCCGGGAAACCATTTAGCAGCCGCCGCggagggagcagagccccgcgccgccgccgcccgccccacGCAGCCAGGCAAGgccccgcgccccaccgcgcCGGCGGCAGCCGCCGGGCAGCGGGAGGGcgctgaggggagaggggaggagggggagccgccgccgccggcggtcCTGGGCGCGGAGGGAGCGCGGGctgcccggggcgggcgggcgggcggcgcgcccGGGGCTGAGGGCGGAATTCCCACCGGCGGGCGGGTGGGGCCGGCCGCGCGGGgtgggcggcgggcggccccgccggggagggctggggcgCGGGCTCCGGCGCCCTGcgggccgcccgccgcggggggggtgtggggggtgtgggggggcgGGTGGAGGCGcctggcggcggcgggaggtgccgcggggcgggcgggcgagcgAGAGAAAgaggggctgcggcgggggaggggccggcggcgcggggggcgTGTTCGGGCGGGAAGGCGCCGGCCGGGGGGAGAGGCGGGAGCGGCCtgggccgcggccccgcccggcGGTGGCTccgcgccgcggccccgccctcAGGCcgcccgttccccccccccacccaccgcAGGGACCCGCCGCCGACCTCGCCATGGGCAAAGGCGACCCCAACAAGCCGCGGGGCAAGATGTCCTCCTACGCCTACTTCGTGCAGACCTGCCGCGAGGAGCACAAGAAGAAGCACCCGGACTCGTCCGTCAACTTCGCCGAGTTCTCGCGGAAGTGCTCGGAGCGGTggaaggtgagcggggccggcccgggccgagccgagccgcgcTGAGCCCTgccgggccggccccggcccccgcccctgccGCGGGTTGCTGGGAAGAGATCGCTGGTAGCAGCTGCTGCTTAGGCGTTAGTGGGTCACCGGGCGCTTTATCTGATCCAggctcttctcctttcccctccgTGTGTCCGCAGACAATGTCtagcaaggaaaaaggaaagtttgAAGAAATGGCTAAAGGAGACAAAGCTCGTTACGACAGGGAGATGAAAAACTATGTTCCTCCCAAAGGcgagaagaagggaaagaaaaaggaccCCAACGCTCCTAAAAGACCACCGTGAGTGTTTCTatggcccggggggggggggggggggaagaagtaTTAGTTCTCATAGTCTGACTCTATTTTAGACTCTGCTAGTTTGACCCTTAATCATCACTGTCTCTCGTTTTAGATCTGcgttcttccttttctgttctgaacACCGTCCGAAAATCAAAAATGATCATCCTGGCTTGTCTATTGGAGATACAGCAAAGAAATTAGGTGAAATGTGGTCTGAACAGTCGGCCAAAGATAAACAGCCATATGAACAGAAGGCTGCAAAACTAAAGGAGAAATATGAAAAGGTACAGTGAAAGTGATAAAATAATGGTTAAGGTTGTAGAGGTCACTGTAAATGCgtgactttttgttttgtacCTAAACTATATATGGTTCGTAGTTCTAAATGTTTATGTCAGCCTTTGCCAGGCTTCAGAAAGATGTGGCGTGGGAGGTATCTGGAACCCTTACAGTGAACCTGAATGTGGTTTTTACGTGTCTTAAGAGATTTTACCAGTAAGACGCTTTACTTCCAGAAAACAGGTCACCTGCTTGGTAAAATACACGGTCATACTCCAGAGCAACTGCGGTCATAAAATTCCTAAAACTGTCTGGGTCACGCGTTCTCTTGCCAAAAGATGCAAGCATGAAAGTCTCCAGCTTGAAACCCTCCTTTTCTGCACACGCTGTATTGGATGTGCACAGTGTAGtattattaaattattgaaGCAGTACAAATTTGTCTTCAGAGTTATATTGCCAGCAActaaacagcatttttcttgcagGATATTGCAGCATATCGTGCCAAGAGCAAGAGTGATGCAGGAAAAAAGGGCCCAGGTAGGCCTGCAGGATCTAAGAAGAAAGCAGAaccagaagaggaggaggaggaggaggaagatgatgaagaggaggaagaagatgagGATGAAGAATAAATGAATGTCCTGCTGTAAAGATTTATGCTCAAAATCCAATATTTTGCTAAGAATGTGAACTCAAGTGCAGCTCATTGTTAGCTTCAGTATAAAAATCTGTACAGAATTGTGTATAGGTAATGTGGTTCTTTGTAGGGAGACCtctatttttaatgtaagtAGTGGCCAAGGGCTGCTACAGTtcggtttaaaaaaaaaaaaaaaaaaaaaagaagaaaaagttgtgGAATGTTTCTGCATATTTAATGGTTTTGTTGAAATTCAGTGACTGATAGCCGGGTGTTTCTTTATAGCTAAGTAAAACAAAGGAGGTAGCTTAATAGCTGATCTTGTATTTTGTAGTATATTGCATTGTATTActtttttaacaattttgtaataaaatgttGTACATGATTATTGTTGTATTCTTGATGTTTCCGAGAGGCTGGGTACTCCCAGAATACTGAAGCCCTGTGTGGGATAGTGCTTTGCATTGTTGTTGGGCTGTTATCGTAAAACTGGCAAGTCTCTTAAAGTGTTGACTCCTGGAGTTTATACAGGGGTTTAAACTTTTTTAATGACAATTCTCTCTCCCGCATATGCTACCATTAGTTGCAATTGATGTTTTCCTTACAGTGGCATTTGCTTCTATTGCCttgcaagtgaaaaaaatacctctAATTTTAAGTACTGAAGTTGCTGATAATTATTCCCggattgttttctttccccaaactACTAAAGCACAGGTCTTAAAGTTTTGTCTTGGTGGGTTAGCTGATAATGAGTAAATCTTAGGAGCTTACTTTCTCTCACAGAGCTCAGGGTCACCGGCCTTTTCTGCAGTCCATATCAGGACAGGAAAGTTGGCTATAGGACAGATGTGGTTAGAGGTATGTTTTCCCAGATGTTCCCAACTCCTTCCCACTCCCCCGGCCCCAGTATTAGTGGCTTCTCATAAAATACACAGCTTGCAGAACAGCATGAAAAATGCTGGAATGTTATCTCCGCATATGCCAACAGATTCCTGCAGAAAAGAGGAGGCATTTGTAAAGAATACGTGCTCCTGATAGGTTCCTGTTTGTGGTGGTAAGAGTTATTGCCAGTTCCACTATTTGTTgagtgggttggtttttttttttactcaaccTTTAGTGTATTTAAAAGTCTAAATCTAGCTGTCTAACAATATTTGCAAGTGGGAAATGGGAGATCCCATGGCTAAACTAATAGTTTAATTTGTTGAGATAAATACTAGGCAATAGCTTTTACTCACCTTTGAAAGCCCAGCACTGAAACACATTTAATGTCTAAAATATTAAGTACTACAAAGGGCAGGCTtccaacttttttcttctgtttttaaactgtcaCCCTATTGTCCATcaacttctgaaataaatttgcatACAGTCATTGTGCATCTGTAAGATAAAAAGTGATTTCAGCACTATAACCATGGTAAATGTCTGTGGTAGGCTAACAACGTAGCACTTTCTGAAATGAGTCTTGACAAAAACACTTTGTGTATTCCTGGAAGTATGACAATAAGATAACTGTAAAGACAATTCAAACATTTTTATACTAAAGTAGGTACTAATCTTTGAAGGCCTTAGAAACCCAgagttgttttttccttcccaccctGCCCCTGAGATGCTTAAAGTAGTATCAGAAAGGATTAGCTGCTGTTTTACATGTTGGCCCTGCCAGAGATactcagcacaggcaggatcAATGGCTCCATTTTGCAAGCTCAGCTTTTGGGAAGCCGCAGATGTAAACTGGAAGTGAGAGGCAGTTGTTCTCTGTGCAGTACATCCAGTGCTCAAGAACATTTTCTCCTGTAGAGAGTTTACAGTCCTAGAGCACCTTTATTCTTACCTCAAAAATTCCTCCAGCTAGAGGCAATTCCCTGTCATAGTGTGTAGCTGAGACTATACCGGTCTCATTTTCAGCATATTCTGTTCAGATTTCCCTGTAGAAACACACCATCACCTCCCCTCAATTCTCAGACTCCCTCCCTGAACAGAACTGTGATGCTTCAAGAAATCTTTCTGATTAGATTTGAATAATCTTTTGCAGTGGAGCAGTAGCATCAAATTGACTAGTTTgattatttgaaatgttttttacttCTGCTCAAGtgcttttaaattgaaatgaaatataatCCTTCAGGTGTCCTAGAAAGCTGCATGGgttacagaattttaaatatggTGTCAGAATAAGAGCATATCTTGAGGTAATTCAGAATAAAGGAgctctttaatattttctgcagtgagGTAAAATGGCTTTTGGGTTCTGTTTCATTTAGTATTAATTAATTGGCTAATTTAGCTTCAGCACAAATCAGTGCAGACCTGCCTAATGTTGCCACTGTGTTGTCCCCACATCTTAACGATGCTCCATAAAAAGCCACCTATGGGTTACTTTTATTTATGATCTCATTTACAAATACATCCCGACTTCTGGAGAGATCTTTATTGCAAAAATAGTCTATCGCACCACTCTACTAGCCTGACCCACATCATTATACAGATCGTTTTGTGTGCATGCCATGTCAGCGTGAGCTGCAGCAAGCCACGGCAAAGCTCTGCATCAGGCTGATCTATCAACTGAGAATGATGTCATGATATTTAGAtaattagtaatttttttaaataatattttgtccTTTCAATAAGAAGGATGTTGAACATAGATTAAAGGCAAATGGAAAAGAGCATGTGGAAATTACTACTTTCAAATTAAGCTTTAAAAAGTATGGTATGTCAGGTCAGGGAGTTCGGATAATGCCCATCTG is a genomic window containing:
- the HMGB2 gene encoding high mobility group protein B2, translating into MGKGDPNKPRGKMSSYAYFVQTCREEHKKKHPDSSVNFAEFSRKCSERWKTMSSKEKGKFEEMAKGDKARYDREMKNYVPPKGEKKGKKKDPNAPKRPPSAFFLFCSEHRPKIKNDHPGLSIGDTAKKLGEMWSEQSAKDKQPYEQKAAKLKEKYEKDIAAYRAKSKSDAGKKGPGRPAGSKKKAEPEEEEEEEEDDEEEEEDEDEE